In the Silvanigrella aquatica genome, GGATATTCAATTATTTCTGGAATTGAAATATAATTTTCATCTATTGAATTGCCAATAGAATTACGAATAATTTTTGGCTCTTCTAAATCAATATTTTTCGAAAAAAGAACAGCCAATGGTAATTTGGGATTTCCCCCAAAATATGCTACACGATTCTCTTGAGCAACAATATTATAAATACAGCTTAAATTATTATCTATTTCTTTAAATTTTTCATCTAACAAATGAATGATTCCTGTTTTCCAAATTCCTTTATCGCTATAACAGCAAATAATTTCATTTTGATTTAAAAAATCATAGCAACGCGTTCCTGAAATCCACATAGGGCGACCAAAATCGGCCTCTTTTGAAAAAATTTCACATAATTTATTCTGATCGACTCTATATATATTCCAAAATCCTGTTCTGTCAGAACAAACAAAAAGTTCGTTATTTTCATTCCAGGAGGGTTGATAAAAAGCCTCAGGAAGAGAACCCATTACTTGCATTTTATTTTGAATCGAATGATCGGGATAAATATCCGCCATCCAAAGTTCTGTCGCATCCCAGGGCATATTAGGATGATTCCACTGCAACCACGCTATTTTTTTTCCATTAGGACTCACTGTGGGACTGCTATAAAAATCACAGCCCGTAAATAAAACCTCTACGTTTTTACTCTGAATTGAAATACGTACGACTTCTGTGGGGGGAAAATTTGATTTGTTACTATCATCTTTACGAATGCAATATAAATATTTATGAGAAGGATCAGCATTAAAATCAGCGAATCGTCCTTCAAAAGAGTCAATAAGAGCTCTGATTTTACCTGTGATGATTTCTTTTAAGTAAACAATCCCGTCTTTTGCATTAGAAAAATAAAGGTTTCCATCGCGAATATAAAAGGCTCCTCCTCCATATCCATGCACAGAAGTCCCTACTTGAATGGAATCAGGAGTTTCATCTTTATAATTTCCATTATTATCAAACGAAACAATGACAGAACGACCTTTTTCACTCGGACGCGATTCAGACCAATAAATTGTTCCCTTATCTATGTGCAAATCGGTGAAAGAAATGGATTTACTAGCAATGACTTCAGCGGTGATAGGAGAGTGCCAAGGGGAAAATTTTGCATTTTGAGAATCAGCTATCATTTTAAATCCTATTCGCATATTGTTTAAATGAAAGCTATTGCAGTTATGAACAGCTTTATTTCAAGACTATACATATTCATTGTAATTTTTGCACTTGTATTTGTTCGCAAGAGGCATAGAATGAAGAAAAATTTAACTTTCTTAGCAATTATTTTATTTTGTTTTGCTATATCACAATTCATCTCCACACATGAAAAAACAGATAATAAAATTGATATGATGATGATTGATTATATTCAACAAGCTATTACTGCAGTAAATTCAATATATAATCAACATACGATTTTATTTACATTATTATTCAGCCTCTCATTTGTATTATTAACAGTTTTTTATATTCCTTTTACGGGTCCCTTTTATGTTTTATTTGCTGGTGCTTTGTACGGGTTTATAAATGGTAGTATTCTTTTTTCTTTTATGGTAAGCGCCTCCTATACGGCATCATTTCTCTTAACACGATATTTATATCAAAAGTCTAATAGTAAAAAAAGAATAAATAAAAAAATTCAACATGTCATTGATAGCTTTGAAAAAGATGGTTGGATATATCTATTATCAGTTCGCTTTTCAGGTGTGATACCCGCTCTTATCGTAAACGTAGGAATGGGATTTACCAAGATCCCTACTTGGCAATTTTATATCATTACACAAATGGGAACACTTCCTTTAGTCATTCTATATTCCTTTACAGGAAGTCAAATTCACAGCTTAAAAAGTTTAAATGATTTTGTTTCTCCTTACTTTTTATTACTAATCTTCATTTTATCTGTCACGCCTATACTATTAAAAATTATTTTTGATTTTATCGCGAATAAAACAAGAAAAAAAGAAAATGCACCTTATTAGGGCGATCAAATTTTCGAGTATAGGAGAATATTAATTCTGGATTTCTTTAAACCATCTATCACTTCTAAATCCTGGTAAAAGAGAATCCTTTTTATCATAAGTAGAATAAGAAATAAGAAAAGCGCGTCCGTAAATACGATTTTGATCCATAAATCCCCAAAATCTGCCATCTGCTGAATTATCGCGATTGTCTCCAACTAACAGTAGTTTTTTATCAGGAACAACCCATGTTTGAGTTTGACTATCGGTAACGCTATTCCATTTTCTTTTCAGGATATAATGCGAAAAGTTGCTAAATCCAGACTCTGAGTACAAATCATAACTATCAGCAGACTCGGTTCCGCCCATATTTTCTAGGATAGAGCGGTCTGTTTGCAAAACTTGATTTGCAAGAACTCCATTTATTGTTAGAATTCCATTTGTAAATGTAACCTTGTCTCCAGGCAATCCGACGACTCTCTTTATAAGAGTCAACTGATTTTCTGATTCAGGCCCCTCAAATACAACAATGTCACCCCTTTGAGGTTGCGCCCAACTAAAAATCCGAGTTTCCATAAAAGGTAACATTATTCCATAGGATAATTTATTTACCACAACATGATCTCCGATTTTCAAAGTGGGTAAAAGGGAACCGCTAGGAATGACATACCAATTTAATACGGAAGAACGAAACGCAAATATGGCTGCAATAATTAATAAAATTGATCTTAATTCGTTGAAAAATTTATTCATAAAAACTCACCTCGTTTACAAGAGCCCAATAGGGTATATCATAGATTGGCAGAAATGCGATAGAAAGTAAAAGGAGGTTCTTTTGAAAATAATAAAAAATTTCATAAACGGAATTGATAAGTTTATTCATGCTGAAAATACAAAGTATGATTTAAACTCCATTCTTTCTAGTGCAAATCCTAAATTATCTTTAGAAGAAAAAGTAGAGTGGATTCAAAATCTCATGGTATGGATTCGCTCTACAGATAAAATACCTATTCAATTTGACTCCAGTACAGGACAAATTCATACGGTACGAGTGCGCTTTATTCTTCAACTTCTTGATAGAAATATGGAATGGAAATCATCTGTTGCTAAAACATTTCGATCCGTTATTCAAGAAACAAATGCACTACAATTATTTTGTTACACGGGTCTTCCTAAAGAGTCAGGATTTCTACAAGAAGCCACTGATAGAATTTTAAATAAAATAATTCCAACACCTCCCGATGAAAAAGAACTTTCAGAGTTGTTTTTAAAAATTTTTCCTAGAGAAGAAGATGCAATATGGGTTAAAAATTTATCTAAAGAAACAATTTTTAAATTATATGAATTATTTATTTATGAAACTTTGGATGAAAATATATGGCAGAAAATCATGGGTGACATTGAAGACGCCATTTATATTTTAACAAGTCAAATTCACGCCATAGGACTATCCGATGCCATAAGAAAAAGAACAAATTTAAAAAGCATTAAGGACTCTCCTTATATCTCTTTGAGCGAAAGTGTCGATTATTTTTTAAAATCTTATCGTGATAAATCACAAACTGATTTATCACAATTAACTCACAACTGCGAAATCAATATTTTAAAGTGTAAAGATTCCATTAAAGATGTTTTTCAACACCTTGATGAATATGGCATTAGTGTCACACTGGTATATCAACTAGAAAAATTATCTTTTCACCTCACACGGCTGCAAATACTTATTGCATTTTTAAACACCTCTGATTTTGATCGAAAAATTAGTATCATTCCTTTTTTTATATCAAAACTTATAAGAGACAGTATTGATAAAAAAAGTTTTCTTGCACTTATTCAAACGAATCTCAATCAATTGTCTCGTAAAATTGCAGAAAGATCGGGAAAAACAGGAGAGCATTATATAACAACTAATAAAAAAGAATATTTTGAAATGTTTAAATCGGCTGGTGGAGGAGGAATTCTCACGGCAATGACAACTTTCATAAAGTTCCTACTTTCTTATTTGAAATTACCTCACTTTTTTGAAGGATTTTTTGCGTCAGTTAATTATGCAGGTAGCTTTATTTTTATCCAGCTTTGTGGATTTAGTCTTGCCACAAAACAGCCCTCTATGACAGCATCTTCATTAGCAGGGAAATTACACGATTCTCAAGACGAAACGTTACTCAATGAGTTTGTGGATGAAGTTACTAAATTAACACGGTCACAATTTGCAGCCATTTTTGGAAATTTAACCTTAGTTATTCCAAGCGTAATTATAATTAATTTAATTGTACAATTTATGACAGGCCACAATGTTTTATCGGAGCAAAAAGCCCTAACAACGATTCAATCATTATCTATTTTAGGGCCTAGTATTTTTTATGCTATATTCACAGGATTTTTACTTTGGTTATCTAGTATAGCTGCAGGTTGGCTAGAAAATTGGGCTGTTTACAGGAGATTGCCAGAAGCAATTGCAAAAAATAAAAGAATTATATTTGTCTTTGGAAGAATCAATGCTGAAAAAATGTCGACCTTTTTCGCAAATAATATTTCTGGTTTCGGAGGAAATATTTCCTTAGGATTTATGCTCGGCATGGTGCCCACGTTAGGGCTTTTTTTTGGACTTCCTTTAGATGTAAGACACGTTACTTTATCAACAGGGGCACTCACTTTTGCAATGTCTTCTATAGGATTTCACGAATTTATACAAGTGGATTTTATTTTAGCTTGCCTTGGAATCATTGCCATAGGTCTTTTAAATTTGTCAGTTAGCTTTTGGCTTGCCATGTCCGTAGCTATTCGTGCGCGTAAAATTAAAAGCGTTGGCCGTAGAAAGATTCGATCTGCTATCTTAAAAAGACTTATTTCTTCACCTTTAGAATTCTTTTATCCCATCAAAAAAAATTCATAACCAAGATTTGAATATAATTTTATAAATAGCGACCCATTTATCTAAATGCATATTCAAATAAATTTATCTCTTGCTTTTAATTAATTTTTCAAGTATTTAAAAATTAAATTACCATTAATATAGAGGAGAATGTTATGTTTAAATTATTCTTAATTATTGCTACAACAACATCTATTCAGGCATTTGCAAATTATAATATTCCTTTGTTAGTTAAAGAGGTACATGAAAAAAATATTGAAAATGGAATTACTATATCTACAAAATGTGAAATTTATAATAGATTGGTATTGATAACAAAAAAAGTTGAAGATATTGAATCGGTAAGATCAAAAATTATTCAAGTAAATGGAGATATGAATAAATTAATAAATGATGCGGATAATGGTTATTTTATTTTTCCAGAAACTCCTGAAGATGGTGTAATAAATATGTATTACGCTCAAAAAATATTACAAAATGGCTACGTCCGCAAAGTTAAATTATTTGAAAGTTCGGGTGATGGTGACAAATCTATTCAAAACACCTCAAAATCCGCTTTTAAAATTAGAAAATTTCTTGATTTAAATTGCAATTGAAATTTTTTATTCTCTTTTCCCAAGACCAAAAATTAATTTCAAAAATCATTTCTTACTAAAAATATTTGAAATATCTAAACCTGAAGTCTCTACTTCTTTAACAAAATTGGTGTATTCATTATTATCAGCGGCAACAGGAAAGAGCTCTTGAATATTATTTATATAATTTGGAAATTCTTTAATACAGGCAGGAATCGCAATTGAAAGTTTTTCCTTCAATTCTTTTGACAGACCTTTTCTTACATAAACAGGTTCATTTGGAATGGGTTTAGATAGCCAAACAATTCTGGTATCTTTAGAAATATTTGGATAAATATTTTCAACGCGAGAGCGGGCATCGTGAATTTTGCCATCTTTATCGGGGCTATTGTAATAAGTTGCGGCCACATCGACCTGACCTTGCATGAGGGCGATAATAGAGGCATCCATACTTCCTGTGGGCACTTCTTGGGCAAATTTCTTCTTATTTTTCTTCATTAAAATAGACGGGAAAATATAACTCGAAGCAGAGCTGGCATCGGAATAAGCGAATTTTTTGCCATTGAGGTCATCGACGGTTTTGATAGGCGAATCTTGTTTGACAAAAATGGCAGACTGATAGCTTGTGGATCCATAGCGCTTAATTTGCAAGAAGGGTTCGGCACCAAATTTATTACGAGCGATAAGAAAACTTACGATGTCACCAAAAGTCAAATCGACTTTTTGCGCTCCCATGGCTTCGACTACGGCAATGTAGCTATTAGGTACCTGAACATTGACAAATATTTTAGCTTTTTTCTCAATGCACTGCGCAACGGGTTTGGCGCTATCGAGAGCTTTAGCAGAATGTCCTGAAGGGACTATAGCAATTTTTAAAGGATTCTTGCGGGTTCCAATATCTTCTCCAGCAAAAGATTTTGTAATAGATAAAAAAGCACAAAGCAAAGCGAGCAGTTTAAGTTTCATAAAAAACCTCATAATTACATATACATCCTGTATTGCATCAAAACTTGGAGATATTAATTGTTTTTAGTTATTTGTCAAAACAAAAACGAAATGGCTTAAAAAATACAGAAAAACAATGAACCCCTTGATATAAAATGCAAGGGGAAAAGATTTTATAAAATTTTATTCTATTGGATGAAAACTAAAAAATCACCATGCGGGAACGGCACCAGGAAATAATTCTTCTGTTTTTTTGAGGACTTCATTCGAATTCATCACTTCTTTAAGCTGTTTAAAAAGTTTAGCTTTTTTCTCATCGCTCAGATCTTTTTCACGAACAACAATGACATTAATGTAAGGTTTGGCTGTTTTGGGATTTTCTTTAAGTAACGCTTGGGAGGGATGAAATCCCGCATTTAAGACAAAATCATTGTTCAAAACCACTGCTGTTACGTCCATGGCGGCACGAGCAGCTTGAGCAGCATCAACGGTTTTAATATTTAAATTTTTAGGATTTGAAACAATATCTTTAGGAGTTGGCAATTCACCAGCGCCTCCTTTGAGTTTAATAAGACCCGCATTTTGTAGTAGATTTAAGGCGCGTCCTTGATTACTGGGATCGTTAGGAATAACGATAGATGATTTCTCAGTAATTTCTGAAATATTTTTTATTTTTTTGGAATAAATTCCCATGGGATAAATAAAAGTATTTCCCACGATGGCTAATTTATATCCTTTTTTTGATTTAGCCTGTTCTAAAAAAGAAACAGTTTGGAAAATATTAGCATCGATGTCCCCACCGTTTAGGGCTTCATTTGGAATTTGATAGTCACCAAAAGTTTTTACATCAAGTGTAAGGTCAAACTTTTTTTTAGCAAGATCTTTAGCAACTTCAAGAATTTTTGCAGATGGACCGGCAGTAATTCCAACCTTAATTGTTTCACCAGCTATGGCAGAGTGAACGCTTAATATTCCTAAAGACAAAGAAGACAATAAAGTAACTAATTTAAATAACTTCATAACGAAACTCCTTCTTAACTAAGATACGTGACGTGAAACTTTTTTAGTGATAAAATCACCCGTAAATTGAATTACTAAAACCAAAGCAACTAATGTAACAAGTGCCTGCATCATGACAGGGGTATTAAATTGATAATACCCATATTGAATAGCCATGTTACCTAAACCACTTCCGCCCACGGCACCAGCCATTGCGGAATATTCGGTAAGACTGACAAATAAAATAGTACAAGCATTTGCAATACCAGGAACAGCTTCAGGTAATAAAACTTTATAAATAATTTGCATAGGTGAAGAACCCATTACTTGTGCAGCTTCAATTAATCCGGGATTCACACCTGCTAATTTTCCTTCTACAACACGTGCAAAAAAAGGGATAGCAGCAACGCTTAAAGGAACCATAGCCGCAGCAGTTCCAATGGAAGTACCGACAACAAATCGTGTAAAAGGAATAATAGCAACCATTAAGATAACAAAAGGAACAGAGCGACCAATTGTTACGATACTGCTTAAAATTTTATGAACATAAATGTTTTCATAAAACATTCCTTTTGCTGTTACCGTAAGACCAATTGCGATTGGTAAACCAAAAATAAATGCAGTCATTCCAGCAACAATAACCATGTAAATTGTAGCTAATGTTGATTCAAGCAGTGTACTTAATGTTTCCAGAAACATAACCTATAACCTCTGTGGTAATATTTGATTGACTTAAAAAATTGATTCCAGATTGTATTTGATTTTGTTCCCCGGTAACTTGGCAGAGCATAATTCCTAAGGGAGAATTTCTTACGAGATCAATATGGGCTTGAAGAATATTGACGCGCAAACCAAATTTTACAATAAGAGTTGAAATGATGGATTCACTTGCTGAATTTCCAACAAAGGTAAATTTTAAAACAGGACTTAAACCAATTCCGGGATAAGGTGACAATTGTTTTTCCATATTTTCAGGAAGAGCAATATGAAAAGCGGAACGTACCATGGCTTTCGCATTTGGTGTTTGAGGATTACTAAAGAGATCCACCATACTTGATGACTCAATAATTTCACCATTTTCAATAACAGCAACGCGATCACAAATAGATTTTACTACATCCATTTCATGAGTAATCAGCAATATGGTAACACCAAATTTTTCATTAATTTCTTTTAATAAAGTTAAAATAGATTTCGTTGTTTCGGGATCGAGTGCCGATGTGGCTTCATCACATAAAAGAACTTTGGGATTGGATGCTAAAGAACGCGCAATAGCAACTCGCTGTTTTTGACCACCGCTCAATTGATGTGGATAGTGATCGCCTTTATCTGAAAGTCCGGTCACTTCAAGTAAATAAAGAACTCGTTCCTGAATTTCTTTTTTATCAACGCCAGCAAGTTCCAAAGGCAAGGCAATATTTTTAAATGCCGTCGCAGAAGAAAGAAGATTAAAATGCTGAAATATCATACCGATATTTCTTCTTTGTTTTCTTAACTCAACTTCTTTAAGAGAAGTTAAAGAAACATCATCAAGAATCACTTCTCCTTCCGTGGGTTTTTCTAATAAGTTAACAGTTCGAAGCAAAGTGCTTTTTCCAGCGCCACTTTTACCAATGATCCCAAAAATTTCACCTTTAGAAACGTGAAGATCAATTCCTTTTAAAGCATGAGCGGTGCCCTGCTTTGTTGTAAAATATTTTTTAATACCAATAAGTTTGATCATAAGTCTGCCTAATCAGTTTTAATGAAAAACAAAAAGTTCAATTATATTATTAATAAGATAATAGTAATAAATTTAAGAAAAAACACAACAACAAGATTTTTTTACAAAAATTATAGTTTTAATATGTTGCATTGATTTTAAGAAGGGTATTATTTGAGTGGACATCTTGATTCCCGCTTTAGCTGAATTTACAGTAAAAAAATAAACGCCCGCAAGCTGACTATCAAATCGGCGTTCTTGATCTTTAAATCATATATCATTAGTTGAGTCAATAATAAAATGAAGCCTAATTGTCCTGATTAAAATTTATTGGTATGTTTATTTTTCAATACTCAAATACAAGGAGTTTATTGTGGAAGAAAATTCTTACGACTCTAGTAATAGTACCACACAAATACAAATATTAGGTCCTGTCTTTAAATTTGGTGGGACAAGTCTGGGATCTGTTGAACGCATAGAACACGTTGCCAATCTCTGCTTAAAATTAAAACCTTCTGCCGTCGTCGTTTCTGCGATGTCAGGAGAAACTAACAGACTTGTGGCAATGGCAAATGAAATCTCTACAAAAAATGATGTTCCCGAATATGATATGCTTGTCGCAAGCGGGGAGCAAGTTTCTGTTTCTTTATTAAGCTTGGCGCTACGTAAAAGAGGAATTGAGCCCGCACCGATGCTCGCTCCTACAGCAGGCATTCTAACAGACTCACAATTTTCAAAAGCAAGTATTTTAAAAGTAAAAGGCGACGCTATTCAGGCGGCGATTGCTAAAGGACACCTCCCTATAATTGCAGGATTCCAAGGAGTAACAGAAGACGGCCGTCTTACTTCGCTAGGCCGAGGAGGCTCCGACACCTCGGCCGTTGCTATTGCGGCTGGAATAGGCGCCAAAGAATGCATTATCTATACCGATGTCGACGGCGTCTTTACAACCGATCCGCGCATTTGTCCTGACGCCCGCATTATCCGCAGCATTCATTATGAAGAAATGCTAGAAATGGCGAGTCAAGGAAGTAAAGTTTTGCATATCAGAAGCGTACAACTTGCAGCAAAATGGGGGATTCGATTAGTGGTGCGTAATTCATTTTCAAATGACGAAGGAACAGAAATGAGCACAAAAGATACACCCATTGAAGGAGAAGTGGTCTCAGGAGTAGCGGCCACTCAAAATGAAGCCTGGATTCAAGCGGGGGCAACAAAAAATCCTCAATTTCATTTAGCGAGCGTTTTTTCTGAGCTTGCTGAAAAAAAGATTAATGTTGACATTATTACACAGTCCTATGAAGATGCAGGAACAAAAATCAATTTTACTGTGGCTGAAAATGATGCTCCACTTGCCATTGAAACTTTAAAAACACGCTTTCCCCA is a window encoding:
- a CDS encoding site-specific recombinase — encoded protein: MKIIKNFINGIDKFIHAENTKYDLNSILSSANPKLSLEEKVEWIQNLMVWIRSTDKIPIQFDSSTGQIHTVRVRFILQLLDRNMEWKSSVAKTFRSVIQETNALQLFCYTGLPKESGFLQEATDRILNKIIPTPPDEKELSELFLKIFPREEDAIWVKNLSKETIFKLYELFIYETLDENIWQKIMGDIEDAIYILTSQIHAIGLSDAIRKRTNLKSIKDSPYISLSESVDYFLKSYRDKSQTDLSQLTHNCEINILKCKDSIKDVFQHLDEYGISVTLVYQLEKLSFHLTRLQILIAFLNTSDFDRKISIIPFFISKLIRDSIDKKSFLALIQTNLNQLSRKIAERSGKTGEHYITTNKKEYFEMFKSAGGGGILTAMTTFIKFLLSYLKLPHFFEGFFASVNYAGSFIFIQLCGFSLATKQPSMTASSLAGKLHDSQDETLLNEFVDEVTKLTRSQFAAIFGNLTLVIPSVIIINLIVQFMTGHNVLSEQKALTTIQSLSILGPSIFYAIFTGFLLWLSSIAAGWLENWAVYRRLPEAIAKNKRIIFVFGRINAEKMSTFFANNISGFGGNISLGFMLGMVPTLGLFFGLPLDVRHVTLSTGALTFAMSSIGFHEFIQVDFILACLGIIAIGLLNLSVSFWLAMSVAIRARKIKSVGRRKIRSAILKRLISSPLEFFYPIKKNS
- a CDS encoding S9 family peptidase is translated as MIADSQNAKFSPWHSPITAEVIASKSISFTDLHIDKGTIYWSESRPSEKGRSVIVSFDNNGNYKDETPDSIQVGTSVHGYGGGAFYIRDGNLYFSNAKDGIVYLKEIITGKIRALIDSFEGRFADFNADPSHKYLYCIRKDDSNKSNFPPTEVVRISIQSKNVEVLFTGCDFYSSPTVSPNGKKIAWLQWNHPNMPWDATELWMADIYPDHSIQNKMQVMGSLPEAFYQPSWNENNELFVCSDRTGFWNIYRVDQNKLCEIFSKEADFGRPMWISGTRCYDFLNQNEIICCYSDKGIWKTGIIHLLDEKFKEIDNNLSCIYNIVAQENRVAYFGGNPKLPLAVLFSKNIDLEEPKIIRNSIGNSIDENYISIPEIIEYPTRDKKTAFAFYYAPKNPKYTYINDELPPLIIKVHGGPTASADCMFNAKVQYYTSRGFSYLEVNYRGSTGFGKSYREQLKGLWGILDVEDCIDAALFLCKKNKVDKNKLIIAGSSSGGLTVLSALSFHNIFKCASCTYGIADLIALSEHIHKFEAYYDQGLLGGSPQNAKQIYIERSPIHSAHHIKSPVIFFHGDKDYVVDVNQTYKISEKLKENQVYHEVYIFEGEGHGFKKAESIVNSLQKELEFFVKCL
- a CDS encoding MetQ/NlpA family ABC transporter substrate-binding protein; this translates as MKLFKLVTLLSSLSLGILSVHSAIAGETIKVGITAGPSAKILEVAKDLAKKKFDLTLDVKTFGDYQIPNEALNGGDIDANIFQTVSFLEQAKSKKGYKLAIVGNTFIYPMGIYSKKIKNISEITEKSSIVIPNDPSNQGRALNLLQNAGLIKLKGGAGELPTPKDIVSNPKNLNIKTVDAAQAARAAMDVTAVVLNNDFVLNAGFHPSQALLKENPKTAKPYINVIVVREKDLSDEKKAKLFKQLKEVMNSNEVLKKTEELFPGAVPAW
- the lepB gene encoding signal peptidase I; translation: MNKFFNELRSILLIIAAIFAFRSSVLNWYVIPSGSLLPTLKIGDHVVVNKLSYGIMLPFMETRIFSWAQPQRGDIVVFEGPESENQLTLIKRVVGLPGDKVTFTNGILTINGVLANQVLQTDRSILENMGGTESADSYDLYSESGFSNFSHYILKRKWNSVTDSQTQTWVVPDKKLLLVGDNRDNSADGRFWGFMDQNRIYGRAFLISYSTYDKKDSLLPGFRSDRWFKEIQN
- a CDS encoding aspartate kinase, which produces MEENSYDSSNSTTQIQILGPVFKFGGTSLGSVERIEHVANLCLKLKPSAVVVSAMSGETNRLVAMANEISTKNDVPEYDMLVASGEQVSVSLLSLALRKRGIEPAPMLAPTAGILTDSQFSKASILKVKGDAIQAAIAKGHLPIIAGFQGVTEDGRLTSLGRGGSDTSAVAIAAGIGAKECIIYTDVDGVFTTDPRICPDARIIRSIHYEEMLEMASQGSKVLHIRSVQLAAKWGIRLVVRNSFSNDEGTEMSTKDTPIEGEVVSGVAATQNEAWIQAGATKNPQFHLASVFSELAEKKINVDIITQSYEDAGTKINFTVAENDAPLAIETLKTRFPQSPLSFRNDVAKISIVGVGMRTHAGVAARMFQVLAAQNIEILLVTTSEIKVGCLIPREKLKQAVQVLHKEFLSLRL
- a CDS encoding methionine ABC transporter ATP-binding protein — translated: MIKLIGIKKYFTTKQGTAHALKGIDLHVSKGEIFGIIGKSGAGKSTLLRTVNLLEKPTEGEVILDDVSLTSLKEVELRKQRRNIGMIFQHFNLLSSATAFKNIALPLELAGVDKKEIQERVLYLLEVTGLSDKGDHYPHQLSGGQKQRVAIARSLASNPKVLLCDEATSALDPETTKSILTLLKEINEKFGVTILLITHEMDVVKSICDRVAVIENGEIIESSSMVDLFSNPQTPNAKAMVRSAFHIALPENMEKQLSPYPGIGLSPVLKFTFVGNSASESIISTLIVKFGLRVNILQAHIDLVRNSPLGIMLCQVTGEQNQIQSGINFLSQSNITTEVIGYVSGNIKYTA
- a CDS encoding methionine ABC transporter permease, encoding MFLETLSTLLESTLATIYMVIVAGMTAFIFGLPIAIGLTVTAKGMFYENIYVHKILSSIVTIGRSVPFVILMVAIIPFTRFVVGTSIGTAAAMVPLSVAAIPFFARVVEGKLAGVNPGLIEAAQVMGSSPMQIIYKVLLPEAVPGIANACTILFVSLTEYSAMAGAVGGSGLGNMAIQYGYYQFNTPVMMQALVTLVALVLVIQFTGDFITKKVSRHVS
- the phnD gene encoding phosphate/phosphite/phosphonate ABC transporter substrate-binding protein, which encodes MKLKLLALLCAFLSITKSFAGEDIGTRKNPLKIAIVPSGHSAKALDSAKPVAQCIEKKAKIFVNVQVPNSYIAVVEAMGAQKVDLTFGDIVSFLIARNKFGAEPFLQIKRYGSTSYQSAIFVKQDSPIKTVDDLNGKKFAYSDASSASSYIFPSILMKKNKKKFAQEVPTGSMDASIIALMQGQVDVAATYYNSPDKDGKIHDARSRVENIYPNISKDTRIVWLSKPIPNEPVYVRKGLSKELKEKLSIAIPACIKEFPNYINNIQELFPVAADNNEYTNFVKEVETSGLDISNIFSKK
- a CDS encoding TVP38/TMEM64 family protein, with the translated sequence MKKNLTFLAIILFCFAISQFISTHEKTDNKIDMMMIDYIQQAITAVNSIYNQHTILFTLLFSLSFVLLTVFYIPFTGPFYVLFAGALYGFINGSILFSFMVSASYTASFLLTRYLYQKSNSKKRINKKIQHVIDSFEKDGWIYLLSVRFSGVIPALIVNVGMGFTKIPTWQFYIITQMGTLPLVILYSFTGSQIHSLKSLNDFVSPYFLLLIFILSVTPILLKIIFDFIANKTRKKENAPY